The region CCTTCCCTGGATTTCACCCCTTGCCTGGGCATCATCacctgtcctgtcactgtgtTTGGGGCAGGAAGATGTGTTTTGGGGGAAGAATGACAGGCCAGTGTTGGGGGCGCACCCCATCCTGCCCTGTACCCAAGTGGGGGGATTTCTCCAATAGTGGCAGAGTCCCAGGAGTTGCATGGGGGAGACCTTTGCCCCATCTCCCTTCGGTTTCTGTGACGACCAAACATGCAGGCGGACTTTGGAGGGGCTGGTGGGTGATTAACCATCTTGCAGCTCTTTCCCCAGAGCTTTGCAGCCCTGGTCCCAGACATGGCACCTGGGAAGCCTGGGAAGAGCACAGGTGCCTCAGAGAACCCCTCGGTCACGCTCTTTCGGGAGTACCTGAGGATTGACACTGTCCACCCTAAACCTGACTATGGTGAGGATGGGGGGACAGGATGGGGAGCCATGTGGGGACTGGGTAGTGCAGTTTTGCAGCTCCAATCTTTGGACTCAGGTGCCCAAGTGCTGTAATGGGGCTGTTTTGATCGTGGTGTTAAGGAGCAAACTCCTTTGTGCCTTATCTCTGCTGGTGTCTttggctggggcagggatgtCTCAAGTGCCCTCAGAGCTACTGTTTGCTTCTTCTAGCCCCTTGCTCCCCTTTCCGTGCTGCCCTGGGATGGGTGATCTCCTTCTGTGTAGATCTCCTTCTGTTAACATTTATGTCTTTCCACTAAAGTACATTTTTTGGTGAGAAGCTCCCTAAACTCCTCTGGAGAAACATTCCCCCTGAACTCACCCTcattaagtttttatttttttcgTATTTCCCAAGTCCTCACCCCAAAGGGTTGGTGAtgagctgctcctgtccctgttcatGGCCGCTTCTTGTGTCCAGGACCTGCAGCACCTGTCCTCTTTTGTCACCTCTTTCGTTGGTCTGGGAACCCCGCAGAGccttggggtccctgggggttTGCAATGAAAGACCCCAGTGTAACCGTGGGCATCCCTACTCTTCCCCAGATGCAGCTGTCCAGTTTCTGGAACGTGTCGGCACCGACCTGGGCTTGGCCTGCCAAAAAGTGGAGGTGAGCAAGCCAAGAAGCAGCCTTTAGTCTgtccacccatccatccatctggCCACCTGTGCTTGGGTCCTTAGTGACCAAGATGTTCCTCTGCCTGCACCCAGAGCTAGACAGGAGTGAATCCCCTCTGCCTGTAATCCTCTGCTGACCTGAGCCCTTCCTTAAGCCAGTGTTCGGCTGCTCCCTGCTGACCtttgcagctgcctgtgctaTGATTAGCAGGGGACCTGGCAGCGTCACGTTGGCTGGGGCCATCCTTCCTGCTGGGCACCGGCTGTCCTGGGAGACTCCCAGGCACCAGGGGAAGATGCTGGGCTTGTCTTCCCTCCTCTGAATTTTCAGCCAGGTTTGGCACCTGCAGCCGGGCTCTGTCTGGCTGTGGGGGTTCAGGCAGGCCTGCTCCTGCTACCTGGCCTCTCCCACTGGAGAAAGGGATGGCATCCAGAAACTTTTTCCTACTGTTGCTTTTTGGCTCCAGCTTGCTGGTCCAAGCCTTTCTGTCCCCGTGCTGGACCCTGGTGACATTCTGCCTTTGTCCCACAGGTGTGCCAGGGCCGTGTGGTGCTGGTCCTGACCTGGCAGGGCACGAACCCCCACCTGCGCTCCATCCTTCTCAACTCCCACACTGACGTTGTGCCTGTCTtcgaggtgctggagcagagcaaggGGTGGGAAGGGCATGGAGAGGAGGATGGGGTGGATGGGAGCTGGTGCCTTCTGTGCCCTTCTGCCATTGTGGATGCTCTTCCTTGCAGGAGCACTGGACCTACCCACCCTTCGAGGCAGTTAAAGACTCACAAGGCAATATCTATGCCCGGGGTGCCCAGGATATGAAGTGCGTCTCCATCCAGTGAGTGGAGGGCTCTGCACCTGCTGGGTGAGCATGGTGCTGGTGGTGTCTCTGAGTGATGCAGGACAGAATGCCACTATCCCCAGGGTCCCTGGGGCCAGAggtgccacctctgccctgAGGTGGCTCAGAGCACACGGGCCCCTCTCCGCCACAATGACCGTACACTACCTTCCCTTGCAAGGTACCTTGAGGCCATCCGGAGGCTGAAGACAGAAGGGAAGTCTTTTGCCCGCACCATCCACCTCACCTTTGTGCCTGGTgagtccccaggctgtcccctctCAGGAGGTACAGAAGGGGCTGGCAGCTGGGTGATGCTGTGGAGTCTCCCATGGCAGCCAGGCTCCCCCAGTTTTGACCTCCCCTAGCTCAAGGCCGGAGAGGTTTCCATGTCCAAGGACATCAGGTGTGCTGATGGCATCCAGGCTGGCATGGAAGGAGGACTAGAGGTGGtgggctgggggatgctccAGTTCCTTCCTCCATGCCAGGCTCTCCCCCACAGATGAGGAGGTGGGCGGACACAAGGGCATGGAGATGTTCGTGAAGTGCCCTGAGTTTAAAGCACTCAACGTGGGCTTTGCCATGGATGAGGGTGAGTATTGGTAGGGCTGGCACCAGGACGTTTCTCCTCTTGGCATCACTCCCCAGGCACCAGCTTCCCACATGTTTCCAGGGACCCCCTTGGGGGATCCTTCCCCTGGGCAGTGGGGAGTGCCAGTCTGGAGGAAAATGCTGCTaggacagagcagagggggCACATCATGGTACCTCCATGTCCCACTGACCCTCTGTCTGTGCCCACCACAGGCCTGGCCAGCCCATCTGACACCTTCAGTGTCTTCTATGGTGAGAGGAGCCCATGGTGTGAGTATCTGTGTGTCCACTGCCCTGTCCTTGGCTCTCCTGGGTGCTGGGGCACTGATGATATCCCAGGCTTTCTGCTCAACCCTTCCCTCTACACCTACTGCTGCAGGGATAAAGGTGAAGTGCATGGGTAGCCCTGGGCATGGGTCCCGCTTCATCAGCAACACGGCGGCTGAGAAGATGGTAAGAGAGGGGGTACCCCCTTTGCACCCCCCACgcctgccctgtgctgccaggcccCTGCCCATGGGGCTGGTCCTCacctgctgcccttccctccccagcacaaagTCATCAACTCCTTCCTGGCCTTCAGGGAGAGCGAGAAGCAGAGGTAGGAGATGGACAGCAGGATGGCAGTGGCTTAGTTCAGTCCATGAAGGGGGCCTTTGGGATCCCAAGCCAAGCTGTGatctggtgctgctgctctgtgcctcagtttccccattttGGGTGATGGCATGCTAGGGAAGCACTTCTCCCCAGATGGCAGATAGTGACTGTCCCTTGCATCCCCCAAGGCTCAAGTCCGACTCAAGCCTGACCCTAGGGGATGTCACTTCTCTCAACATGACCATGCTGGAGGGGGGTGTCTCCTTCAACGTGGTGCCCTCCGAGATGGCTGCCAGCTTTGACATCCGCATCCCACCCACCGTGGACCTGAAGGTGGGCACCATGCCAGCGCCACCCAGGAGAGGTCTGGGATGAGGGTGACCTGCTCACACCCCTCCTCTGGTCTCTGCCCCAGGCCTTCGAGGAGCAGGTGACCGCATGGTGCCGCGATGCTGGGGAAGGTGTCACCTGTGAGTTCCATCAGGTGAGGGATCTCAGCCGCCTGGCACATTGTGcctgtccctctcctgccaAATGCCATCCCCTCTCCCCTTCATCTGCCTTCTCCCTCTTGTCAGAAATGCATGGACCAACACATCACCTCCACTGAGGAGTCGGACCCGTGGTGGAAGGCCTTCAGTGGGGTCTGTAGGGACATGTAAGTAGTGTCCCTAGGAAGGGTAGGACCCTGGAAGGGACATCCTCTGGTTGAAGCCAGGTGGTCCCTGGGGGGTCATGAGGTCACgtcaggggctgggatggggagccCTGTAATTTGCCAAAGCATGTCCCTGTTGCCCTCCAAAAGGGATGGGATTGAGtgtcctgcagggctgagggatgTCCTGGCACAGTCTCTTTGCCCATGGGGTGTGAGTAGGACAGGGGACTCGGCTGGCCCTGTGTCCATGCTGACACAGGTCTCTCTTGATAGGAAGCTGCAGCTCAAGCTCGAGATCTTCCCAGCTGCCACCGACAGCCGCTACATCCGAGCGGTGAGTGTGATGCCAGCCTGCCACAGGTCCCTCACCTAGGGTGAGACCTGCAGCCCcaagcaggagctgtgtccagGTGAAAAGGGGCATGTGGTGCTCTGACCTCACTCTGTGTCTCCCCATCTCCAGGCAGGACACCCTGCCATTGGTTTTTCACCCATGAACCGCACCCCGGTGCTGCTCCATGACCACAACGAGTTCCTGAACGAGCAAGTCTTCCTGCGGGGCATTGAGATCTACGCCCGTCTCCTGACTGCCCTGgcctcagtgtccccactgCCCACTGAGGGCTGAGTGCCTGGCAAGGGGCAGGGAGTGCCAAGCAGAGAGACCCAAGGCTTTAAAAAGAGGGGCAGGGGCTAGGCACAGCAAATACCTGCTACGGTGCTGGGGACGTGGATGGCATCATGCCACGTTGGCTATGTTCAGGGCTGGCCTGATGGTGACACCCACAGGGTTGTGTCCCCTTTGGTCAGGTGCCAGTAGAGCCTCATGCCCAGGTGCCTCCAGTCTTTCCTGGTGTTGTCAGTGCCTCCCCTTCTCCCTGTGCCGTCTCTGGCTGCACTGGCTGGGTGGTAAGCGGCTGGCCAGTGCCCCAGTCTGCCTCCCCATGCCTtgccctgcctccctgcccgcttgctgggggagctggggccaGTGCTGCCCACTCTCCCTATCAATAAATCTCCTTGGTAAGCACAGCCTGGAGTGGGgcagtctgtctgtctgtccatgaTGGTGCTACCCACGGGGTCTCACCCAGGCACTGCGGATTTCTGGGATGCATCTCCTCCCCTGGGCTCATTGCCTGCATTacagcagtgcaggcaggatCCTGCCCGGGCAGGCTGAGGGCCTCTGCTCCCGATCAGCCTCGGGGGCCTGGCACTGGGGttcatcctgctccctccctccctccttccctccagagCTTCTGCTGCTTCCGCAGACCCTCTGGTCAGGGCAGGCAGCGTGCAGGTCTGGGCAGGCACCTCTGCTCACCTGCCAGAGCTGCCATCGGCTGCACCTCCTCCTTGCtttttcccagccctgtgtggctcccagtgccccagggTGTGGGATCTGTCCCAGCCATGCGGCTTCTTGGGGAAACCAAGGGCCTGCTGAGCGAATTGGGGTGGTTTTACACTGTTCAGGGAGACTTCCACAGCTGCTCCATTACAAAAGGACTCGGGTTAGACAGGGGCCTCCAGCCTCCTGACCtctgttttaattaagaaaGCTGCTGGAACCCTTGGGGGGCTGGGGATAATGAaggtgccctgtgccaggctgggagaagcGATGAGGCTGGTGGTGATGGAGCACTGAGGGAGAAGCCACCAGCTCCTCCGTTCCTTCCCCTCCATCCACTGCAGGGGCAGGTCTAACATTTTTGGATGGAGGACATGCTTGCTGTGTGATGAGGCTCCCAGGGGAAGTCGGTGTGGATTCTCTGAGGTCTCATACAATCACATTCCGTgacctggcagccctgggggaggaTGGCATGGGAGTGGTGTGGGTACGGTGGGGTCCTTGCTGGCCAGGATCCTTGCCCAGGGTGTTGGCACCTTTGTAGGCAGACAGCGGTGCTTCCCCTGCCCTGTTGGTGTGCCAGGGCTACCTGTGGCATCCTATGCCCCCCTCAACCCTACTCagtccccttccccagctggcctgctgtccccagcttgCCTGGCACTGAGATGGGACCTGACAGCTGTGTGCTTGCTGATGCTTGGAGATCACACCATGCTGGGCATCCTTCTCGGGAGGCAGGTCTGTCCGCCCTCTCCTAGCTCCTACCAGAGCTTCCCTCCCTTGCTCCCCGTCCTCAGGGATGAGCCAGAGGTGCTCGGAGGGTCACTTCAGGGGAAGGGGACTGCAGTCAGGTCTAAAGCTTTGCTGGCAGGGGACATTTTGGGTTGTGCGGAGTTCTCAGGGTGCCCCCGGGAGATGGGGCCGTCCCTCCGCGCATCCCCGCCGCTCAGGGATGGGGTatggcggggccgggccggggcgggtcggggcgggccgggggcggtcGGATGTCGGCCCCATAAAAGCTCGGTGCCACCGACGGCCGAGGGCGCGGCGGCGGGATGCGGGCAGCGGTGGCAGTGTCGCTGTcgctgtgctggctctgggcgGCGGGGCACAGCCTGCCCCGGCTCCGCCTGTCCTACCGCGGTGAGCCGGGCCGGGGGCACCTGCTGCGGGACGGGGAAGGGGGGCTGTCCACCGAGGGGTGTCCTCAGGGTCCCCCCTCCGGGGACCGGGTGGCGACTTGGGGAGCCTCAGATGCGAGCGCTGCACCCAAGTGCGGTTGTTTTGGTGCGGTTGGTGGGCAGATTGTGCCGGGGGctcgggctgggctggggtttCGGTGAGTGGCTGCCCGGCACCCTCCGCTCCCCACGCGGGACGTAGGGGCCCCccgaggagaaggaggaggaagagaggatcCGGGTGACGGGGATAGGGATGTGCCGCCGGGCTCCGCGCCAGCCCCGCCGCTTCCCATGGGGCATCGTCTCCCACGCGGCgtgcagggaaactgaggcacggcgGTGTTCTGGCCCCGGCACTCTTTGGCTCGTGTGCCGGGTGGGTGCTGCGGTCGGGGGTGGTCCCCCGGCGTGGTGGGTGCTCAGCATCCTGCCCTCGGCTGGGTGGGGGGGTCCCCGGGCTGCACCCTCCGAGCCCCGTCGTGCTGGGGTGCGGGTGCTGGGGTGCCGGGGCCCctcgggggctgcgggggcagtgcttggttttaattaaaactctCCCTGTGATCCTGCTCTGGCTCGCCGCATCCCCCACTCTGCCAACCTAATGcatgggctgctccagccaaaCTTGACAGAGCCTGGGGCGCCCCAATCTCCTCCCGGCCTCACAGCAATGAACCTGCTCTAAAAAAttcaacataaaataaattgcatAATGTATATCTtcccccttccttcccagaagGGGGAAAGACCTGGGAAGCCCAGCACTTCCAGAGCCCCgggagctgcagtgccagggagagtctgctcctctgctgcctgggctgggggttCCCGGGTTTGGCTGCGTCCTTTGCTCTgtcctggggcacagcaggtgACCCCAGGGGCTGCCTCACTGCTGAacgggaaactgaggcacacagTGCCCCCCATCCCCTCATCCTGGGAGCCCGGGATGGCTCATGGTTCTGCCCCGTGATGCGATCCGGTGTCCTCAGGTTGGCCTtggcagcagggtgaggagaTGTGGGGTCTCAGCAGGGGTGAATCGTGGGGCTCAGTGTCTGGCTCAGTGTCTGATCCACTCCAGCACAAAGTCCAGCCGTGCAGGGCCGTTTCCCAGGTGCGAGGAGCTGCCTGGGGTGGGGTGGAAGCTACTCAGCCTCCCACGGGGAGTGAACCACctttggaagcttttttttttcttttctttttttttttaagctgattATTCCATTCGTCTTCCAAATTGGAAACAGCAACTGAAatttctcatgaaaaaaattctgccaCCGCCTTCTccctgggggaagaaaaaaaaaaaaaaaagaaaatttcaattAAAGACATTAGAGTCTCTGAAATTAAAACCATGGTGAGCTGAAGCTGTTTGTGCAGAGCTCCTCGACCTGGGCTCTGCatggctgctggctctggctgtgaGGTGACTTTGTAAGGTAACAGGGACAGGCGTTGTGCTGTGGGTGCAATGGTGGCCATGTACCCAGCTCTCCCTCACACTTCAAGCcactcttttccttttgtttcgACTTCCAGAGGTGGCTCATGTGAGAGGGGAAAGAGCATTTTGCTGTTGTGAGGACCAGAAGCATTGCCCTGTGCTCTTTGCTGTGCCTCCTGAGGGACCCCCACTTAGGGGGTGGCTCCTGAGGGACCCCCACCCTGGGGTAAAGGTGtcccagggatggatggggCATGGCAAAGGGCTGTTCCCTGGGGAGTTGGAGAGGAAGGCGCCCTGAGCCAGTGTAACCCGAGGCGCAGGAAGAATTCGCCAGGTctgggggagaaggggaagcCTTGCCTGAAACAATAAAAGGAGCCTGCCGACTTTGCCAGTGTTGTTTTGAGTTGGGAAAATATTATTGCTGGGCAAGAATAGAAGGAGACGACAGCGTTTTCCTGGGCTGGACCTGGCAATATGGGAGGACCTGATGCTGGGAGGACACAGGGAGGAGGGTGCCAGACTGGGTGGAGGGACCACTGCTGCCTGGAGCCAGCTCTGCTTGCACAAAGGCGTCTTTCCGATGGGGATGGAGCCGCTGGGGTTGTATCCCCCGTGCCACTGGCATCACCAATTAGGGTACTGGGACTGTCCTTGAGCAGGGATAGGGTGTGTGGTGGGGTGAAGGTGTCTGTTGTCCCTGCTGGGGATGGACCTTGCCTCCCTCACAGGGCCTAGAAGAGGCATTTCCCAGAATGGGTCATTATGTCGCTGGCCACCTCCTTGCTGGAAGTGACAAATGTCCCCGCAGCAACAGCAGGACTTGGTAGCCCAGCGTCCCCACTGGATTTCTCCCAGCACCACCTCCCCTCTTCTGGGGACATATGTGGGAGATGCTTGGGCTGGGTTTTTCCCTGGGgtcagcagcagtggctggcaGTCTTCCGGGCTGGAGGGTGTTTGGGTACAGAGCTGTGCTCATCAATGGCGCtttgtcctcctcctcctctgtctgGCAGGCACAATGGCTTGGCCTGGGGTCGGGATGGGTTCTCAGAGCCCTGTGAAGCTGAGCCATTCCCTCTGGCCCTCTCCctctggcagctgtggcagctctgtgggCACCACTGTGCCGGCTTGATGACCCTGAAAGTAATTTTCCACTGGAAACCAGTCGAGCCACTGCCCCTGTGTCGTCTCCACTGTGAGGGTCCCCTTGGCATTGCACAAGATTCAGGCTTGGACTTGCTCTGGGGGCTTTGACTGTCAGACCCTGTTGTTTGGGATGTGATGTCCATCCCAGGGATGCAGcctgtccatccctgggatACCCCCATGCTGGTGCCTTTCCCCACGTGCCTTGTCTGTGCCATGGAGGAAGCCTTCCTGCCAGTGAGTtctggtggcagtggcagcagtgggCTTTGTGTGGCAGTTTCCCCGTGGCACTGGCTGGGTGCCTGCTATTGTGTCCTTGGCTGgcacccagcagggacaggacctGCTTTCTGCCCACCCCGTGTCCGGTCTCACCaccatcccagctctgtgtgagcccagcctggggctgatggcacagcccagcttgctgtggcacagccacagTAGGAGTCTGGGGTGGTTCAGCCAAACCTTGCCTGGGGGTGGCAACCTTTTCTGGGACCCTGCTGCTGATTGTTGGCTCTGCAGCTTTGTCCTTGGCTGGCAGAGACAACAGAACTCCAGCCAGGTTGAGGTTGGGATGTCCATGCCTCCAGGAAGGATGGAGACATGCTGCAGTCTGGAGTGgctgtgagcagctctgctgactcCAAGACAACTCCATGATactcagaagcagcagctcagaggaaCCCTTGGGGCTGGGATGGCTTCTGCTGATGCTTTCATCTCTTCCTGGCAGAGCTTTTAGGCACCAACCGCTCCATCCTCTTCTTCGGTCACCGCGGCTTCCTGGGCTTCCGCTCCCTCTACCTGGATGAGTATCGTGACCGGCTCTTCATCGGGGGGAAGGATGTGCTCTACTCCCTGCTCCTGGATGGGGCCAGTGCAGACGCCAAGGAggtgagctgggggctgctgggcatCCTGGGGTGTCTGTCTGCACCCTGGCCCCCTGCGGACCTGCCGGTGCCCAACTGGGCAAAATCACTCTGAAACAAAATCTGCCCTGGGGATGGCCTCATCTGAAGTACCTTGAAATTATTCCGTAAACTTGTAGTGCCTGGCAAGGGCAGGCTGGCTGTGGTGGCTGGAGGGAAATTAGCTGGCAATTAGTCATGATCATCAGCCTAGGAGACTGGTGGTGCAGCTCATCAGTGATTCCTGGGTACTGAGCATTGTTTTGGACCCCACTCTTCTAAAAAACTGCCATTGGGAGATCGAATGATGCCCATCCCTAGCTGGGCACCCCTTCATAGGCCAAATATTCAGCTGAAAGCCTGCAGAGGTAAGGAGCTAAAGGGATCCATCACTGCAAGATGATGGATCTGCATTGCCAGATGAACCCATTGCTAGGGTGAACCCTGGCAATGGGTTCATCTGGCAGTGCCCCAAATCTCTCCTGGTTCCTTGGTGGGAGAGGTGATGGACAAGAATGATGGTGCTGGGTGGTGGCTCCCCTCCTCTTTCACCCTCTCCACTttgactttttgtttttcaaacacgGCTCTGGGCTGTTTCTAGctgaagaaagaggaggaggaaatgaagTGCCCCTCAGCGAGCTGGGTCACTGCAGTGGGGTCAAGGGCTTGTGTACCCAAGCTGCCCTCGGTCCAAGAGCTGCTAAAGGCTGTGGGGGACATGGACTCTATcactcctgctgtcccctgggcaCCCTTTCCCCCGGCCACCCACAAGCCCATCCCCTTCCAggccagctccagccattcccagcacGACCACCCAAATCAGCCCAGCTGTGGGCTGTGACTGCTAGGATGCATCTCCCCTGGAGGAAGGTCCTGCTCGGGGTTGTAGGGTGGGAGTCCTGGGCTGGGTGGGCTCCAGGGAGCTGTGGtccctctctctgtccctctctctgcccctctctCCATCTGCTTGCCATTGGCAGGCTGGGGATGTGGATTTGCATGGCTgggtccctgctgtcccccctccctgctccaacAGACCCTTTGTGTTCCAGATCTATTGGCCGCCCCGCCCTGGGCAGACGGAGGAGTGttttcagaagggaaaagacCCAGGGGTGAGTCTCTCCCCatgtgtgctctgctgtgagctggggGGTGCCAGATGGGTCCCCTTGTGCCAGATGGCTCCCCCCGTGTTGGGGCTGTGCCATGTCACCTGCCAGGGATGGCCCTGAGGCTCAGGGGCCAGTTAATCCTGGTGCAagaaggaaactgaggcagggaatCTGTGGCCAGTCCTGACCACGCAAGAGGCttgctccaggctctggaaaTCCTGTCTTagttgctctgctctgtggccaCAGTGGTGGCCAGTATGTCCCAATGTGGCTGCACGAGCAGGCAGGGATAGCTGGGCTCTGGGACCAGAGCTTGGAGGGACCAAAGCCCCCATGCTCT is a window of Vidua macroura isolate BioBank_ID:100142 chromosome 13, ASM2450914v1, whole genome shotgun sequence DNA encoding:
- the ACY1 gene encoding LOW QUALITY PROTEIN: aminoacylase-1 (The sequence of the model RefSeq protein was modified relative to this genomic sequence to represent the inferred CDS: deleted 1 base in 1 codon); this translates as MLLWFLRVSPSAAGLLHLSAASAGPGGRPVPLACTLPLLRAPLAPARPCPPLPASCPLLPAGRSGAERSGRSGAGREGSAGGGSAELFPQSFAALVPDMAPGKPGKSTGASENPSVTLFREYLRIDTVHPKPDYDAAVQFLERVGTDLGLACQKVEVCQGRVVLVLTWQGTNPHLRSILLNSHTDVVPVFEEHWTYPPFEAVKDSQGNIYARGAQDMKCVSIQYLEAIRRLKTEGKSFARTIHLTFVPDEEVGGHKGMEMFVKCPEFKALNVGFAMDEGLASPSDTFSVFYGERSPWWIKVKCMGSPGHGSRFISNTAAEKMHKVINSFLAFRESEKQRLKSDSSLTLGDVTSLNMTMLEGGVSFNVVPSEMAASFDIRIPPTVDLKAFEEQVTAWCRDAGEGVTCEFHQKCMDQHITSTEESDPWWKAFSGVCRDMKLQLKLEIFPAATDSRYIRAAGHPAIGFSPMNRTPVLLHDHNEFLNEQVFLRGIEIYARLLTALASVSPLPTEG